TCTCGTATCCTTTGGATTCGAGAATAGATAAGTAAGGTTCCCATATAGCTATTGCTTTTATCTCCTTTTTTTCAAAACTATTTATCATATCTATAGGAGAATTATATGGAATTATTTTTACATCTTTCAATTCCTCTAATGTCCATACTTCCATACTAGATAAAACTGTAGATCCTACTTTGCATGAATCTCCTACTATACCTCCACCACCTTTGGCTCCTCCTGCTATAATATTTATATTAAACACCTTAGAAAATATAATTTGAGATACTACTGGAGAAAAACCTAAATCTATTTTACCCAAAGCTAAATCTCTTGTTACATCTAGTCCATTATTGTAAATTTTTATTTCTACTTCAATATTTTTTTCTTTCATTTTTTTAACAAACGGTATAATAAATGGATATTCTGCAGCAGTTATTATTCCAAGTCTTAGGAACCTTTTTTCATTAAGACTCACTATCAAATTTTTGCCGGCAATCACTTGTCTCTTTATTACTCCTTGTTTCTCTAAATCAGAGAGAAGTTCAGATATTCTGCTTTTAGAAATTCCAGATATTTTTACTAGCTCTGATTGTGGCAAAGAACCATTCTGTCTTAGAATTGATATTATTTTATCTTTACTGTTCATTAATTTATTTTTTAAAAAACATCATAATAAGTTTAAAGCTTTACCATTACTATTGTCTAGTAGTCTAAATACATTATTAACTAGAGCTCTATTTTCTTTAAATAATCCTCTAGTAGCTATTGATACTAATTTAGCTTCCTTATCTTTAACTCCTCTTACATAAGCGCACATATGAATTCCGCTACCTATTACAAGAACTCCTTTAGGCTTTATTGGACTGTTCATTATTGCATCAGCTATTTCTGAAACTAAACGTTCTTGTATTTGAGGTTTAGATGAGTAGTAATTCACTATTCTTATTATTTTACTGAATCCGGCTACTTTTCCATCACCATTAGGTATATAGGCAACGTGAATCTTGCCTATAAATGGTAACAAATGATGTTCGCATAAGGAAGAAAACTGAATATCTCTTATGAGAACTATTTGATTATCTTCAGATATATTCTCTCCATTTATATCCCTAGAATTAAACACTTTTATTTTTGGTGCAGGTGTTCTTAATCCACTGGTCATCTCTATTAGCGCTCTTGCTACTCTTTCAGGAGTTTCTTTTAGTCCTTCTCTGTCTGGATTTTCCCCTAATAGTTCTAGGATCTCTCTAACTCTCTTAGCTATTTCATCTATTAGTTTTTCTTGATCTATTGAAGTTTCCATACCAACTATAGCATTGCTACAATGTATATAAAATAGTTTTTTAGATATTTTTATAATAGTTTATAAGCTGTTTCAAGAACTATTGGTTTTCCTTTAGTTACTATCATTGTATCCTCAATTCTAACTCCGAATTTATCTGGAATATATATACCAGGCTCTACAGTTACTACCATATTCTCCTTAAGAATGTCATTAGATGTAAATCCTATGTAAGGTGATTCATGAACTTCTATCCCTACTCCATGTCCAGTAGAGTGTATAAAATGATTTCCATATCCAGCTTTTTCAATTACACGCCTTGCTATTCTATCTATTTCTGATGCTTTTACTCCTGCTGTTACTGCATCTATTGCTTCTAATTGTGCTTGAAGTACGATTTCATATATTTTTCTTACTTCTTCGTTTTTTATATTGAAAGTCCTGGTACTATCGAAGCAGTATCCTTCAAATTTTGCACCTATATCTACTACAACATTATCATTATTTTTAATCTTATAGTCAGTGGGTATATGATGAGGATAAGAAGAATTCTTTCCTCCTGCTACAATTGAAGGAAAAGCGTAATCTTCTGCACCCGTTATTTTCATTGTATAATCTATTATACCAGAAACTTGTTTCTCTGTGTTGTCTAAAATTTTTTCTGCGCTAACTTTCATTGCTTCAGCTGTTATTTCTCCCGCTTTTCTTATTTTTAGTAATTCATCTTCATCTTTTATGCTTCTAAAAGAAGAAACTCTATCTGATATATCTATTATTTGGAATTTACTGCTTAAATTCTGATATAATGATACTGGTACCCATGCTACATCTAAAGCTATGCTTTTAGAAGATACAAGCTTAGAAATTGCTGTAGTTAATGAACCTTCTATTATATTTTCTGCAATTTTATATGGATAATATATTTTTATATCTAGATTTTTAATGTCTAATGCTCTATTTTCTTCTAGTAAAGGAACTAATAAAGTAGTACTGCCCTCACAAGTGATTAAAACTCCTGCCCCTCTATAATTAGAGAAATAAAAAACATTAGGATCGCCGGCAATTACAACACAAGATTTTGTATCTTCTTCTATTTTTTCTAACTTATCTATTCTCATCATATTATATATTTGAAGTTTGGCTCTCTAATAGCTATTGCTACATCAAATGCCTCTTTAAGCAACTGCATCTTATGATACTTGTCTAAGTTAGAACGCAATATGTTCAAAATTTCTATTGAGTTATCATCTCTATATAAGCAAGTTTTCAATTTTCCGTCTACTGTTAGTCTTATCCTATTACATCCACTACAAAATATAGGATTTGCATAAGGTTTTACTATTTCTACCACTAGTCCGCTAGGTAAATAGAATCTTGGTCTATAATGTTTATTTCTTGTACCCTCTCTTAGTGCCTTTTCTTTAAGGACATTTTCTAAGTTGTTAAGTTTCTCATGATAACTGAATGCAATCTTTCCCATACCTACTGGATGTAACTCAATAAGATGAAGTTCATTTACACCGATTTTTTCTGCAAAATCTATAACATTAAATGCTTCATTTATATTCATTTTAGTTGCTACAAAATTTAGTTTTACTGGTTTTAGTCCTACATTAATAGCTTCTTTTATGCCTTCTATAACTCTATCCATTCCATCTACGCCAGTTATTTTTTTGAATTTTTCTTTATCTAATGTATGTAAACTTATGTTAACTCTGTTTAATCCTGCTTCTTTTAACTTAGATGCTATTTTAGATAGCATATATCCATTAGTTGTCATTGATACTTCTAATCCCAAATTTCTTAATCTATAGATTATTTCTGTTAAATCTCTACGTAATGTAGGTTCTCCTCCAGTAAGTTTTACATACTTTATTCCATATTCTTTAGATACCTCAGCTACTAACTCTATTTCGTCTGGTGTTAATCCATTTACATATAGATCTCCTTCTCCTTCCATATGACAAAAGAAGCATGAAAAATTGCATACATGAGTTAATGTTATTCTTAGATCTTCTAGTTCTCTACCGTATCTGTCTTTCATTACATTTATATTGTTTACATCCTTAATAAATGCGATGAAAGAAGTACTTTGTCCAAAATGTGGCATAAGAATGGAGTTTATGGCTGAATCAGAATCAAGTGGTAATAAGAAAGAAGTACGATATTTCTATAGATGTCCAGCATGTGGAACAAGGATTGTTGAGTCTACAATGGAAATAACCAAAAAGGATAATAATATTGTTATTAATATTCTGCAATAATTTTTTTGGCAATATTTAAATGCATTGGTGGAAACATAGATAAAAGAGTTATATTTTTTACACCAAATATTGCTTTAGATTCCTCTTTAGTAATATTATACGATTCTAGAAATTCCTTTGTAGCAAATTCAAAAGATTTTAACTCATTAAAATATTTAAATGAAACAAACAATAAAAACACAAGTATATCCCATGCGTAATATGTAGTTTCTTTTGTTCTTATTGCTTGTTCAGCGTCTATAACATATATTTTATCATCTTTTACTAAGAAGTTCTCAAGCTTTGTATCGCCTAATGCAAATCCGTTATCATGAATATATCTCATTGATTTACCTAGTTTTACAAAATGATTAATACCAATTTGTTCTCCATTTATATATTCTCTAATTACGCAAGAATTCTCGCAGTCTATATCTATTATTTTAGGTACTCCTATTTCTTCCCATTTTGTTGTAAAAAAATCTATCTCTCTATCCATTCTTATTTTATAATCGGATGCATATGGATACGATCTAAAAAATGATGAAATGAAATACCATTTTAATCCTGCATTAAGTGCATAGCATTTCATAGCGAATTTTTGTCCATCTACTTCCAATATTTTAGTTTGTAAATATGTATTCTTTATTATGTTTTCTATTCGCATTTTTACTACTCTTAATGACTAGGAATTAATAAATATATATCTTTTACACATATTTTTCTATATAGTCAATATACTTGAATGCGTCATCAGGAAATATTAAAACAGTAGTTTTTTCATCCATAATCTTTTCATACGCTGCTACTGTGGCTCCAGCACTTACCCCTATAAGGATTCCAGTAGATTTAGCCACTTTAATTATACCTTTTATAGCTTCTTCTAAATTGACATCTATCATTTTATCTATTTTAGCATCTGAGATAAATCCTTCATTATTTTGTCTTTTTATCCCAGGAATATGGCTACCTTCTGCTGGTTGTACACCTACTACTTCTATTTTGTCTCCATATTTTTCTTTAAAAAATAAGGATAAACCAGTCAAATGTCCTCCAGTTCCAGCAGTTGCTATTATTCTCATTGGAGTTTTTCCCATTGATCTTAGTTGTTCATCAATCTCTCTAGCTGTTGTATAATAATGAGTTAGATAATTTAATGAGTTATGAAATTGATCTAAATGCAATGCATTAGATTTTTTTGCATATGATTTGACCAGTGGGAGTAATTCAGTAGTAGATTTACCTAATTGCATTACTTGAGCTCCTAAAGATTTCATAAGTATACTGAAACTTTTTGGAGCCTGTTGCGGTATAAATGATGTAAATTTTTTATTATATATTGCTGATAGGGAACTTAATGCTATTCCAAGATTTCCAGATGTAGCTTCTACAATTTCGTTAGCGTTTTTGTCTAGAGCATCTTTAAAAAGAAACCATGCGGTTCTATCTTTTATACTTTTACTAAATGGATTATAAAATTCTAATTTACCCCATACGTCTTTACCTAAACTTAGCTTTAATAATGGTGTTGGCCACATACCTTCTAATAATTGTATTGGATCTTCAAATACGTGAAGATCTTTTGACACAATACGCATCTACCAGTTTATTTTTATATTATACAACTATAAAAGAGTATTCTTTTCTTTATTTTCTTAATTTCAACCTAATTATAATTTTATTTCCTTCTCTTTCATATCCTAAAAATTCATTTCCAGTCTCTTGACACCATTTTTCTAGTTCTTGAGTTACTGCTTCCCATGGAGTTTTTACTATAATCTCTTCTTCTCCTTGTAAAGATTTCCATTCTTTTAATATCTCCATTAATACTACTGGGCATATATCATCAGAATCTATAGTCTTCAAAGTGAGATCACCACATCTGAACTCTTTGCTTCTTCAAGGAAAGATATAGTTCCAGATAATTTAACTCCATCCATTAAATCAGACTTATTCATTCCTACCAATTTTAATCCTGCCTCATCAATATAGAATTCTACTCCTTCTTTTAATAACTCTTCTAAAAGTTTTGAAGTGTCAGGTATCTTTAATCTTTTCATCTGATAATTTATGAAAAGTCTAGCAAAGAAACCCAATCTTAATTTTGATTTTCCTTTATTTTGTTTAGTAAATAAAACTACTGCTTGTGAAGTTACGAAAAATTTTACTTCCCAATTTAAAGATTTGCCTCCTATAGCTAAAACTAACCCATGATAAAATTTGTCCATACTATTGTCTGCTAATAGTATAGTTAGTTTTGACATATTTTAGTAATAGTAGCAAAGGATTATAAAAACGAGTAAGACAAATCTGAATATCATGAAAATAAGAGCTATAACAGCTTTCTCTACTAATGTAGAGAAAAACACAATAAATGAATTAGAAGAAAAACTAAATGAAATAAAAATAGATACATTAACTAAAAGAATATCATTACCAGAAACTCCTAAAAATTTAGATCTAGGAAAATTATTGGACTTAATTAATAATAATGATATAATATATAGTCTTGTAAGTTTAAGACAGAATGATCCTAGACTCTCTCAAATAAAAGATATTTTATCTTCTTCAGAAAGAGTTTATGCAAATATACTTATAAAAAATGATGATATAGATAACGCAGTTAAATTACTAACAAAATTAGAACCGTCAGAAGCTTCAAGATTTGCATTACTTATAAATGATGAATTTCTTATGACTCCTTATTTTCCAACTTCTACTTCAAATGTTTTAAGAAATTCTTTTGCATTAAGTTTACTCTATGTTAAAGACATTATTGAAGGAAAAGGTATAATATCATTACAAAAAGCTGATGAAATAGGTAAGAAAATTCAGAAATGCACTAATTTGAAGTACTTAGGCATAGATATTTCCTTATCTCCTTGGAAAGAAGAGAGTGTAGGAGAGATAATTGAAAGAAAGAGTAATAAAATATTTTCAAGGGGAAATATATGGGCTGTAGGAGAACTTAACAAATTAATTTTTTCATTAGCATGGAATGCTAAAGTTACACCTATAGGATACTCAGAAACTATGCTTCCAGTAGGAGAAGATTATGTTTTGACAAAAAGAGTAGAGGAAGGATCTCTTAATCTTAGTCAATTAATAGGAATGACTTTTGCTTGTGCTGCAGGATTAGATATGATAGGAATAGAGGAAAATGAAGAATTATACAAAAATATTATCAAAGATAGCATAGCAATACAGTTTACCAAAAGAAGACCTTATGGAATAAGAATTATTCCATCCAGAGGTGAGGAAAAGATCTATATAAAAGAATTTGGTATTATACCAACCATTAAAGTTGTATAGAAAAGATTTAAATTACTTTTATATGCTTAGAAATATATAGATGAGTAAGATGGAAGTTAGAAGAGTACAAAAATTCGGAAAATCTACATTAATGGTTTCATTGCCTGCAGATTGGGTAAAAGAAGTAAATCTAAACCCAGGAGAGAGTATATACTTAGAAGTTGACGAAGATGGAAGCCTAAAAGTATATCCACCAAACCTAAAAACTGAAGGCTCTTCAAAAGATATGAAAATACAGATCAGATCATCTACATCTCCTGATTTAGTAAGTAGAATTATATATAGTTTATATATTTTAGGATATGACAAAATTTCAATAGAGACCTCAGAAGGTCCATTTAATGAAGACATACTAAGAAAACTAAAAGACACAGTAAGAAGTTTGATAGGGTTAGAAATAGTATCTCAAGATCTAACTTCAATTCAAATACAATCATTCTTAGATCCAACTAAATATAACATGAGTAGCCTAATTAGTAGACTAAGTAATACACTAAAACAAATGTTACACTACTTGAATTTAGGTATAAAAGAAGCTAGCAGGACATTCCTACAAGAAGTATTAGAGTTAGAAAAAGAAGTAGATAGATTATATTATTTATCATTAAGACAATTACTATTAGCTCAAGTTAATAGAAGCTTAGCTTACATGATAGGTGTAAAAAGAATACAAATAGTAGGCAATAGAATTCTTATGAAAGCTATAGAAGAAGCTTCTGATGAAATAAGTGAAGCAGCATCTGACTTACTATCATTACACCCAGAAGACTTAGAAGTAATGAAATACTCTTGGGATAAAATTGATATGATAGTAGATCAAACTGCAGTTGTTATAGATCATGTAGTGAAAGTTCTAAATAAAGAAGACATAAAATTAGTTAACGAAGTTCTAGAAGAATTAAGAACCTTAAGAAGAGTTTTAATGGCTGAAGCTATAATGGCAGAAGATAAATTACAAAAAACAGAAACTCCAACAAGAGTTACAGTAACTTTCAGAAGCCTTAATTTAAGATTGTATAATGCTATAAGAAGAATGGAGCCAATAGCAGAAATAGCATTTAATAGAAGTGTAGAAAATCTAAAAGAAATAACTATTGACCAATAGATATCTCCTTAAGTTGTGCAAGTACGTAATCTCTTATCTCACCTAAAGATGGCAAATTCCTTATTATTCTTCCGTTTTCCATGTATTTCACTAATAAAGGTTTGCAATCTTTTATTGGTTCACCATCTAGTAAAGTAATTACATCATTAAAACCGTTACATCTGTAAACTTGTTTAGCTCCTGGCCACTTTCCTCGTTTAGTGTATGGAATCCATTTATCGTTTATCTTTTTTTCTACTATATCTGCGCTAATATCTACACTTGGTGGAAACGCTATACTTGTTCCTACTCCAAAGCCATCAACGTATTGCCTTAACTCTAGTACATCTTCTTCATCTAATCCTCCACTAACAATTATTTTTACATGATTAAATCCATTAATATCTAAAGTCCATCTAACTTCTTGAACAATTTTCCTAAAATTACCCCTTCTACTGGATGGCGTGTCTAATCTTACTCCTTGAAGCCTCTTACCTAGTAATTTAGCTGCTTTTAAGGCTTCAGTTCTTTCATCCTCAAAAGTATCAACTAAAGCTATTCTTGGTACTTTTTCATCCATAGCTTCATCAAACGCTTTCCATGCCTTCTCGTTATCGCCTACAGAAAGCATAAGTGCATGTGGCATTGTACCAGAAGGTTCTATATTAAATAATTCCTTATCAAACGCACCTGAAATACCGTCTGCACCTCCTATGTAAGACGCTCTATCCGCCATAGGTGCTATAGCTGGATGTAAAGATCTTAATCCGAAAAATAAGACTGACTTATCCATAGCTAAAGATTTTATCCTAGCAGTTTTAGTTGCTATACTACTTTCATGTCTCATTATGCCTAATAATGCTGTTTCATAAATCCCGAAATCGAGATAATTACCCTCTATTATCATGATAGGTTCTATTTCTTTAAATAATGTGCCTTCAGGCATTGCATATACGTTAACTGGTTTACCTTCAAGCATTTTTAGGCTTTCTTCTAATCCAGCAAAAACAGCCCATTTATATTGACTAGGAAGTCCATATGAATGAAACTCCATCCTTACATTAACTTTGTCAATACCTAAATGCTGTAGTGTTTGAACTGTCCTATCAAAATATATATCAGTTACTTTACCTTTTAATATGTCTTCTTCTCCAGATATATAAAATCTCATATATCTATCTTTAGTTTAAAGTTAATTTTTAAACCTTAAACAATGCATTCAACTAGATATGATTACAGCAAATATGGTTCCTGCAAACATACTAATAGAGAAATTATCCGCATATATAAAAGAGAATGTAAAAGAAGTGCAACCTCCAGAATGGTCACTATTCTCTAAGACAGCGAGCTTTAAAGAAAGAATTCCAGATGATATAGAAAATTGGTGGTATATCAGAGCTGCATCAATTATGAGAAGATTATATAATGATTCCTTCGGTGTAGAAAAATCAAAAACTATATACGGTGGAATAAAAACTAAAGGAAGCAATCCACCTCACGTTGCTAAAGCTCCAGGCCATTCAACAAGATTAATATTCCAACAGTTAGAAAAAGCTGGATTACTAATAAAGTCTAGAGATGGCAGAAAACTATCACCCAAAGGAATATCTTTGTTAGATAAATTATCATACGAAATCTTTAAAGACCTTGCAGATAAAAATACTTCTTTGAAGAAGTATTTAGAGTGATAAACCATGTCAGAAGATGATTACTTAAACGATCCTGAACTTCAAAATTTACTAGCTAGAAGAGCTCAACAAGAAAGCAGAAGAGAATTAGAAGAAAGACAAAAGAAAGCAGAATTAGAATCTAAAAAAGAAGCATTATTAAGAGTAATATTAACTCCAGAAGCAAGACAAAGACTAAATAATGTAAAACTAGTTAAGGCAGATATGGCTACAGCGTTAGAGGATCAATTAATAGCACTAGCACAATCAGGAAGAATAAGAGTGCCAATTACAGATGATGAACTAAAAGAAATCTTATCACAATTAGCTGAACAAAATAAAAGAGACTTTAAAATAGAGATTAGAGAAAGAGGATGGAAATGAGTAGGAATAAGCCAGCAGGCAAAAAAATCAGATTAGGAAAAGCTATAAAAACAAATAGCCCAATACCGGCATGGGTAATTTTAAAGACTAA
This genomic window from Acidianus manzaensis contains:
- a CDS encoding DUF7343 domain-containing protein; this encodes MNSKDKIISILRQNGSLPQSELVKISGISKSRISELLSDLEKQGVIKRQVIAGKNLIVSLNEKRFLRLGIITAAEYPFIIPFVKKMKEKNIEVEIKIYNNGLDVTRDLALGKIDLGFSPVVSQIIFSKVFNINIIAGGAKGGGGIVGDSCKVGSTVLSSMEVWTLEELKDVKIIPYNSPIDMINSFEKKEIKAIAIWEPYLSILESKGYEISHAFDYNHCCTLAVRNGLEYEKIKSIYEESFSWFLSSKDRWISDYANLLGQDYNLLKKSVNRYEFDSYLDLNDIYKKLKKSNIYVPAY
- the folE gene encoding GTP cyclohydrolase I, with protein sequence METSIDQEKLIDEIAKRVREILELLGENPDREGLKETPERVARALIEMTSGLRTPAPKIKVFNSRDINGENISEDNQIVLIRDIQFSSLCEHHLLPFIGKIHVAYIPNGDGKVAGFSKIIRIVNYYSSKPQIQERLVSEIADAIMNSPIKPKGVLVIGSGIHMCAYVRGVKDKEAKLVSIATRGLFKENRALVNNVFRLLDNSNGKALNLL
- a CDS encoding aminopeptidase P family protein; translated protein: MMRIDKLEKIEEDTKSCVVIAGDPNVFYFSNYRGAGVLITCEGSTTLLVPLLEENRALDIKNLDIKIYYPYKIAENIIEGSLTTAISKLVSSKSIALDVAWVPVSLYQNLSSKFQIIDISDRVSSFRSIKDEDELLKIRKAGEITAEAMKVSAEKILDNTEKQVSGIIDYTMKITGAEDYAFPSIVAGGKNSSYPHHIPTDYKIKNNDNVVVDIGAKFEGYCFDSTRTFNIKNEEVRKIYEIVLQAQLEAIDAVTAGVKASEIDRIARRVIEKAGYGNHFIHSTGHGVGIEVHESPYIGFTSNDILKENMVVTVEPGIYIPDKFGVRIEDTMIVTKGKPIVLETAYKLL
- the moaA gene encoding GTP 3',8-cyclase MoaA; this encodes MKDRYGRELEDLRITLTHVCNFSCFFCHMEGEGDLYVNGLTPDEIELVAEVSKEYGIKYVKLTGGEPTLRRDLTEIIYRLRNLGLEVSMTTNGYMLSKIASKLKEAGLNRVNISLHTLDKEKFKKITGVDGMDRVIEGIKEAINVGLKPVKLNFVATKMNINEAFNVIDFAEKIGVNELHLIELHPVGMGKIAFSYHEKLNNLENVLKEKALREGTRNKHYRPRFYLPSGLVVEIVKPYANPIFCSGCNRIRLTVDGKLKTCLYRDDNSIEILNILRSNLDKYHKMQLLKEAFDVAIAIREPNFKYII
- a CDS encoding serine/threonine protein kinase, whose product is MRIENIIKNTYLQTKILEVDGQKFAMKCYALNAGLKWYFISSFFRSYPYASDYKIRMDREIDFFTTKWEEIGVPKIIDIDCENSCVIREYINGEQIGINHFVKLGKSMRYIHDNGFALGDTKLENFLVKDDKIYVIDAEQAIRTKETTYYAWDILVFLLFVSFKYFNELKSFEFATKEFLESYNITKEESKAIFGVKNITLLSMFPPMHLNIAKKIIAEY
- a CDS encoding cysteine synthase family protein, which produces MSKDLHVFEDPIQLLEGMWPTPLLKLSLGKDVWGKLEFYNPFSKSIKDRTAWFLFKDALDKNANEIVEATSGNLGIALSSLSAIYNKKFTSFIPQQAPKSFSILMKSLGAQVMQLGKSTTELLPLVKSYAKKSNALHLDQFHNSLNYLTHYYTTAREIDEQLRSMGKTPMRIIATAGTGGHLTGLSLFFKEKYGDKIEVVGVQPAEGSHIPGIKRQNNEGFISDAKIDKMIDVNLEEAIKGIIKVAKSTGILIGVSAGATVAAYEKIMDEKTTVLIFPDDAFKYIDYIEKYV
- a CDS encoding sulfurtransferase TusA family protein; the protein is MKTIDSDDICPVVLMEILKEWKSLQGEEEIIVKTPWEAVTQELEKWCQETGNEFLGYEREGNKIIIRLKLRK
- a CDS encoding DsrE/DsrF/DrsH-like family protein, with amino-acid sequence MSKLTILLADNSMDKFYHGLVLAIGGKSLNWEVKFFVTSQAVVLFTKQNKGKSKLRLGFFARLFINYQMKRLKIPDTSKLLEELLKEGVEFYIDEAGLKLVGMNKSDLMDGVKLSGTISFLEEAKSSDVVISL
- a CDS encoding DUF711 family protein produces the protein MKIRAITAFSTNVEKNTINELEEKLNEIKIDTLTKRISLPETPKNLDLGKLLDLINNNDIIYSLVSLRQNDPRLSQIKDILSSSERVYANILIKNDDIDNAVKLLTKLEPSEASRFALLINDEFLMTPYFPTSTSNVLRNSFALSLLYVKDIIEGKGIISLQKADEIGKKIQKCTNLKYLGIDISLSPWKEESVGEIIERKSNKIFSRGNIWAVGELNKLIFSLAWNAKVTPIGYSETMLPVGEDYVLTKRVEEGSLNLSQLIGMTFACAAGLDMIGIEENEELYKNIIKDSIAIQFTKRRPYGIRIIPSRGEEKIYIKEFGIIPTIKVV
- a CDS encoding phosphate signaling complex PhoU family protein — translated: MEVRRVQKFGKSTLMVSLPADWVKEVNLNPGESIYLEVDEDGSLKVYPPNLKTEGSSKDMKIQIRSSTSPDLVSRIIYSLYILGYDKISIETSEGPFNEDILRKLKDTVRSLIGLEIVSQDLTSIQIQSFLDPTKYNMSSLISRLSNTLKQMLHYLNLGIKEASRTFLQEVLELEKEVDRLYYLSLRQLLLAQVNRSLAYMIGVKRIQIVGNRILMKAIEEASDEISEAASDLLSLHPEDLEVMKYSWDKIDMIVDQTAVVIDHVVKVLNKEDIKLVNEVLEELRTLRRVLMAEAIMAEDKLQKTETPTRVTVTFRSLNLRLYNAIRRMEPIAEIAFNRSVENLKEITIDQ
- a CDS encoding nicotinate phosphoribosyltransferase — its product is MRFYISGEEDILKGKVTDIYFDRTVQTLQHLGIDKVNVRMEFHSYGLPSQYKWAVFAGLEESLKMLEGKPVNVYAMPEGTLFKEIEPIMIIEGNYLDFGIYETALLGIMRHESSIATKTARIKSLAMDKSVLFFGLRSLHPAIAPMADRASYIGGADGISGAFDKELFNIEPSGTMPHALMLSVGDNEKAWKAFDEAMDEKVPRIALVDTFEDERTEALKAAKLLGKRLQGVRLDTPSSRRGNFRKIVQEVRWTLDINGFNHVKIIVSGGLDEEDVLELRQYVDGFGVGTSIAFPPSVDISADIVEKKINDKWIPYTKRGKWPGAKQVYRCNGFNDVITLLDGEPIKDCKPLLVKYMENGRIIRNLPSLGEIRDYVLAQLKEISIGQ
- a CDS encoding 30S ribosomal protein S19e — encoded protein: MITANMVPANILIEKLSAYIKENVKEVQPPEWSLFSKTASFKERIPDDIENWWYIRAASIMRRLYNDSFGVEKSKTIYGGIKTKGSNPPHVAKAPGHSTRLIFQQLEKAGLLIKSRDGRKLSPKGISLLDKLSYEIFKDLADKNTSLKKYLE
- a CDS encoding DNA-binding protein — its product is MSEDDYLNDPELQNLLARRAQQESRRELEERQKKAELESKKEALLRVILTPEARQRLNNVKLVKADMATALEDQLIALAQSGRIRVPITDDELKEILSQLAEQNKRDFKIEIRERGWK
- a CDS encoding 50S ribosomal protein L39e, whose protein sequence is MSRNKPAGKKIRLGKAIKTNSPIPAWVILKTNGKVRINPVRRNWRRNSLKV